One window of the Zea mays cultivar B73 chromosome 3, Zm-B73-REFERENCE-NAM-5.0, whole genome shotgun sequence genome contains the following:
- the LOC103649624 gene encoding protein indeterminate-domain 7, translating to MMLKDLAAIQQHHHQQQLAAAAADENMSNLTSASGDQASVSSHPVPPPAKKKRSLPGNPDPDAEVIALSPRTLMATNRYVCEVCGKGFQRDQNLQLHRRGHNLPWKLKQRNPKEVVRKKVYVCPEPGCVHHDPARALGDLTGIKKHFSRKHGEKKWKCDRCAKRYAVQSDWKAHSKVCGTREYRCDCGTLFSRRDSFITHRAFCDALAEESARAVTAAAAVAGQHHPGPAGMLFSQAAGGGDGGAGLHLPPGVLDPSQTLGGGHGMSLQELCLKREQQQQQQFAPSSWLTAQHHQQELELPGSAVFGLARPLDQQEYMGNSTTESTAGLSGFVGFSPSAAGGAAASAHMSATALLQKAAQMGATLSRPSNQGQMAGTHSSSTTNAGTGTANAAAAAASNVPGTGAAGALGFGSPHHFGAEERTTRPADRDAGNGSGNAAAVAAGGGNEGLTRDFLGLRAFSHGDILSMAGFDPCMSSASPAAYEQGHHHPSSKQWHV from the exons ATGATGCTCAAGGATCTGGCAGCAATTCAGCAGCATCACCACCAGCAGCAGCTGGCCGcggccgccgccgacgagaacatgtCTAACTTGACCTCCGCCTCCGGCGACCAGGCCAGCGTCTCGTCCCACCCCGTCCCGCCTCCCGCCAAGAAGAAGCGCAGCCTCCCCGGGAATCCAG ACCCGGACGCGGAGGTCATCGCGCTGTCGCCGCGGACGCTGATGGCTACGAACCGCTACGTGTGCGAGGTGTGCGGCAAGGGGTTCCAGCGCGACCAGAACCTGCAGCTGCACCGGCGCGGCCACAACCTGCCGTGGAAGCTCAAGCAGCGCAACCCAAAGGAGGTGGTGCGCAAGAAGGTGTACGTGTGCCCGGAGCCCGGCTGCGTGCACCAcgaccccgcgcgcgccctcggcgaCCTCACCGGCATCAAGAAGCATTTCAGCCGCAAGCACGGCGAGAAGAAGTGGAAGTGCGACCGCTGCGCCAAGCGCTACGCCGTGCAATCCGACTGGAAGGCGCACTCCAAGGTGTGCGGCACGCGCGAGTACCGATGCGACTGCGGCACCCTCTTCTCAAG GAGGGACAGCTTCATCACGCACAGGGCCTTCTGCGACGCGCTCGCGGAGGAGAGCGCGAGGGCGGTGACCGCCGCCGCGGCGGTCGCGGGCCAGCACCATCCGGGACCGGCCGGGATGCTCTTCTCGCAGGCCGCCGGCGGGGGCGACGGCGGCGCGGGGTTACACCTGCCGCCAGGCGTGCTTGACCCGTCGCAGACGCTGGGCGGCGGCCACGGCATGTCGTTGCAAGAGCTGTGCCTGAAGagagagcagcagcagcagcagcagttcgcgcCGTCGTCGTGGCTCACGGCGCAACATCACCAGCAGGAGCTGGAGCTGCCCGGATCGGCCGTGTTCGGATTGGCGAGGCCGCTAGACCAGCAGGAGTACATGGGGAACTCCACAACGGAGAGCACGGCGGGCCTCAGCGGCTTCGTCGGGTTCTCGCCGTCCGCCGCCGGTGGAGCGGCGGCCTCGGCGCACATGTCGGCGACCGCGCTGCTGCAGAAAGCAGCGCAGATGGGTGCAACGCTGAGCCGACCGTCGAACCAGGGACAGATGGCGGGCACTCACAGCAGCAGCACCACCAATGCTGGCACTGGCACCGCCAACGCCGCAGCAGCTGCTGCAAGCAACGTGCCTGGCACTGGCGCTGCTGGTGCCCTCGGCTTCGGGTCACCACATCACTTTGGAGCGGAGGAGAGGACCACCCGGCCGGCTGATCGCGACGCCGGCAATGGCAGCGGCAATGCCGCCGCCGTAGCGGCCGGAGGCGGCAATGAAGGCCTCACCAGGGACTTCTTGGGGCTGAGGGCCTTCTCCCACGGCGACATACTCAGCATGGCCGGTTTCGACCCCTGCATGTCGTCGGCGTCGCCGGCGGCGTACGAGCAAGGGCACCACCACCCGAGCAGCAAGCAGTGGCATGTCTAG